In one window of Microbacterium natoriense DNA:
- a CDS encoding TetR/AcrR family transcriptional regulator, translated as MTSPLTARDRAKAERSDAILREAAQLFAARGYSGVSLEDIGTAVGVSGPAVYRHFAGKQALLGAVLVKVSQDLVSGGTRVSAYADSDQERMRSLIRFHVDFALGNADVIRVQDRDVAHLAETDRAEVRRLQRAYIDLWIAALAPLVDAHEDELRLRVQACFGLINSTPHSTRAAARRHSATATVLAAMADAALRATT; from the coding sequence ATGACAAGCCCGCTCACCGCCCGAGATCGCGCGAAAGCCGAGAGAAGCGACGCGATCCTCCGCGAGGCCGCGCAGCTGTTCGCCGCCCGCGGATACAGCGGTGTGAGCCTCGAGGACATCGGCACGGCGGTCGGCGTCTCGGGCCCTGCGGTCTATCGCCACTTCGCCGGCAAGCAGGCGCTTCTCGGAGCAGTCCTCGTGAAGGTCAGTCAAGATCTCGTGTCCGGCGGCACGCGTGTCTCCGCCTATGCCGACTCGGACCAGGAGCGGATGCGGTCGCTCATCCGCTTCCACGTCGACTTCGCACTCGGCAACGCCGACGTCATCCGGGTACAGGATCGTGATGTCGCCCACCTCGCCGAGACCGACCGCGCCGAGGTCCGTCGTCTGCAGCGGGCGTACATCGATCTCTGGATCGCAGCTCTCGCCCCGCTCGTAGACGCGCACGAGGACGAGCTCCGTCTGCGCGTGCAGGCGTGCTTCGGTCTCATCAACTCGACACCGCACTCGACCAGGGCTGCCGCCAGACGCCACTCGGCCACCGCGACGGTCCTCGCCGCGATGGCCGATGCGGCGTTGCGCGCGACTACCTGA
- the pstB gene encoding phosphate ABC transporter ATP-binding protein PstB, with protein MSDDVTECLPHTSVATASRSEPLSVLEARGISAWFGSHKVLEEVSLTMQAGKVTALIGPSGCGKSTFLRILNRMHELVPSASLAGEVLLDGDDIYDRDKKLQDARRHIGMVFQKPNPFPAMSIYDNVVSGLKLTGVRASRSDKDGLVERSLTAAGLWKEVKDRLKQPGGGLSGGQQQRLCIARSLAVRPKVLLMDEPCSALDPTSTRVIEETMTELQKEVTIVIVTHNMQQAQRVSQHTAFFLASLGTPGAIVEHGDTDAMFSEPQDERTWDYVNGRFG; from the coding sequence ATGAGCGACGATGTGACCGAGTGCCTTCCCCACACCTCCGTCGCGACCGCGTCGAGGAGCGAACCGCTGTCCGTTCTCGAGGCGCGAGGTATCTCCGCGTGGTTCGGGAGTCACAAGGTGCTGGAGGAGGTCTCGCTGACCATGCAGGCGGGAAAGGTGACGGCTCTGATCGGTCCGTCGGGCTGTGGAAAGTCCACCTTCCTCCGCATCCTCAACAGGATGCATGAACTCGTCCCGTCCGCATCCCTCGCCGGGGAGGTGCTGCTCGACGGGGACGACATCTACGACAGGGACAAGAAGCTGCAGGATGCGCGGCGGCACATCGGCATGGTCTTCCAGAAGCCGAATCCGTTCCCGGCCATGTCCATTTACGACAACGTCGTGTCGGGCCTCAAGCTCACCGGGGTGCGCGCATCGCGGAGCGACAAGGACGGTCTCGTCGAGCGCTCGCTGACCGCTGCTGGTCTGTGGAAAGAGGTGAAGGATCGGCTGAAGCAGCCGGGCGGAGGTCTGTCCGGTGGTCAGCAGCAGCGCCTCTGCATCGCCCGGTCGCTCGCCGTCAGGCCGAAGGTCCTCCTCATGGACGAGCCGTGCTCCGCACTCGATCCGACGTCGACGAGGGTGATCGAGGAGACGATGACCGAGTTGCAGAAGGAGGTCACGATCGTCATCGTGACCCACAACATGCAACAGGCTCAGCGGGTGTCCCAGCACACCGCGTTCTTCCTGGCCTCGCTGGGCACTCCGGGGGCGATCGTCGAGCACGGCGACACGGATGCGATGTTCTCGGAGCCGCAGGACGAGAGGACCTGGGACTACGTGAACGGTCGATTCGGATGA
- a CDS encoding Lrp/AsnC family transcriptional regulator yields MPGLDRIDLELLAALADDPRTTIVALAENLGLSRNTIQARMTRLEQTGVFLSYERSFSPDVLGFPLQAFVNIGVRQTELPRITAELARIPEVLQAHGLSGSVDLLARVACRDARHLFDTDARILSIEGVERTETSLAMGEVIPFRVAGLIGLARRES; encoded by the coding sequence ATGCCCGGACTTGACCGCATCGATCTGGAGCTCCTCGCTGCTCTCGCCGATGATCCACGCACCACGATCGTGGCGCTCGCCGAGAATCTCGGCCTGTCGCGCAACACCATCCAGGCGCGGATGACCCGTCTCGAGCAGACCGGGGTCTTCCTGTCATACGAGAGGTCGTTCTCCCCCGACGTCCTCGGGTTCCCGCTGCAGGCCTTCGTGAACATCGGGGTTCGGCAGACCGAGCTCCCCCGCATCACGGCGGAGCTGGCGCGCATACCCGAGGTCCTGCAGGCGCACGGGCTGAGCGGCTCCGTGGACCTGCTCGCGCGCGTCGCGTGTCGAGATGCTCGTCACCTGTTCGACACCGACGCCCGCATCCTCTCGATCGAGGGCGTCGAGCGCACCGAGACGTCGCTCGCGATGGGCGAGGTGATCCCCTTCCGGGTAGCCGGGCTCATCGGCCTCGCGCGACGGGAATCCTGA
- a CDS encoding sortase, whose translation MSIETADLPGTRSDGASEHDGVVSSSGERTDSSAQSDTTAPPARRKPARSAASKRGGDEQPGLTRRPRRLRGWPGRGAPGGPGRRRRGLAAPEPRRLAPRDGRWWAGAAILIVSLLLLSFVTHAVLLSGAQHHRAQTLAYAELRSALAKAEVPVGQLESEDRLVLAGTPVALIEASAIGLSEVVMEGTTSEVMRTGPGHRRDSVMPGQAGTSVILGRQSTYGGPFAQINRLAPGDDIVITTGQGTHTYRVIGLRRAGDPTPEPVRRGEGRLELQTADGLALFPSGVLYVDAELISPVQETPSRVLAYPALPPEERAMGQNTAVWFVAFFLFVFFVGAAIGVVWLWRNWGRRHAWLIAVPVLLLLGVGVADAAMNALPNLL comes from the coding sequence ATGAGCATCGAGACCGCCGACCTCCCGGGCACTCGCAGCGACGGCGCCTCAGAGCACGACGGGGTCGTGTCGTCGTCGGGCGAGCGCACAGACTCGTCAGCGCAGTCCGACACCACGGCGCCACCGGCGCGGCGCAAGCCCGCTCGATCGGCGGCCTCGAAGCGTGGTGGCGACGAACAGCCCGGCCTCACCCGTCGCCCGCGGCGGCTGCGGGGATGGCCAGGACGTGGTGCCCCCGGTGGCCCCGGACGGCGCAGGAGAGGCCTGGCTGCACCGGAGCCGCGACGGCTCGCTCCCCGAGACGGACGATGGTGGGCGGGCGCCGCGATCCTGATCGTGTCGCTGCTTCTGCTCAGCTTCGTCACACACGCCGTCCTGCTCTCCGGAGCGCAGCATCACCGAGCGCAGACGCTGGCGTACGCGGAACTCCGCAGCGCACTCGCGAAGGCGGAGGTCCCGGTCGGGCAGCTCGAGAGCGAAGACCGACTCGTGCTCGCGGGGACGCCGGTCGCCCTGATCGAGGCCTCGGCGATCGGACTCAGCGAGGTCGTGATGGAGGGCACGACCTCGGAGGTCATGAGGACCGGGCCGGGGCACAGGCGCGACTCGGTGATGCCCGGTCAGGCGGGCACGAGTGTGATCCTCGGTCGCCAGAGCACCTACGGCGGGCCGTTCGCGCAGATCAATCGGCTGGCGCCGGGTGACGACATCGTCATCACCACCGGGCAGGGGACGCACACCTACCGGGTCATCGGTCTGCGGCGGGCGGGGGATCCGACCCCGGAGCCCGTGCGGCGGGGGGAGGGGCGGCTCGAACTGCAGACCGCCGACGGGCTGGCGCTGTTCCCGTCGGGTGTGCTGTACGTCGACGCCGAATTGATCAGTCCCGTTCAGGAGACGCCGTCGCGCGTGCTCGCCTACCCCGCCCTTCCGCCGGAGGAGCGTGCCATGGGACAGAACACCGCCGTGTGGTTCGTCGCGTTCTTCCTCTTCGTCTTCTTCGTCGGGGCCGCGATCGGGGTCGTATGGCTCTGGCGCAACTGGGGGCGAAGACACGCCTGGCTCATCGCGGTGCCGGTCCTGCTCCTGCTCGGCGTCGGGGTCGCCGACGCGGCGATGAACGCTCTGCCCAATCTGCTCTGA
- the pdhA gene encoding pyruvate dehydrogenase (acetyl-transferring) E1 component subunit alpha yields the protein MSPQLTPIVDTAQDLELSERILAPDGARIANPRLDAYVADVDPSQLRALLSDMVVVRRIDAEGIALQRQGQLGLWAPCNGQEATQIGTARAIEARDYIFPSYRETGVIYARGARAGDFVRAWRGEEGAAYDPRELRVAPLQIIIGAQTLHAVGYAIGIKHDKADEVAVTYFGDGASSQGDVNEAMVFASSYQAPVVFVCQNNHWAISEPVAVQSQFPIAGRAPGFGIPSLRVDGNDVLACMAAMRWALEHARSGKGPAFIEAVTYRMGPHTTADDPTRYRSEADLESWRRRDPIARLEAHLRSLGELDDEQLAEIQTAADTAAREMRAACLGMVTRPPLAVFDGVYAEPHTDLQRQRDEYAAYLASFEGEA from the coding sequence ATGTCACCGCAACTCACCCCGATCGTGGACACCGCTCAGGATCTCGAGCTGTCCGAGCGGATCCTCGCGCCCGACGGCGCGCGCATCGCGAACCCTCGGCTCGACGCGTACGTCGCAGATGTCGACCCGTCCCAGCTGCGCGCTCTGCTGAGCGACATGGTCGTCGTGCGCCGTATCGACGCCGAGGGCATCGCACTTCAGCGACAGGGTCAGCTCGGCCTGTGGGCGCCGTGCAACGGTCAGGAGGCGACGCAGATCGGCACGGCGCGCGCCATCGAAGCGCGCGACTACATCTTCCCCAGCTACCGGGAGACCGGCGTGATCTATGCGCGCGGCGCACGTGCAGGGGACTTCGTCCGCGCGTGGCGCGGAGAGGAAGGCGCCGCATACGATCCGCGTGAGCTGCGGGTCGCGCCGTTGCAGATCATCATCGGAGCGCAGACCCTGCACGCCGTCGGGTACGCGATCGGCATCAAGCACGACAAGGCCGACGAGGTCGCCGTGACCTACTTCGGCGACGGCGCATCGAGTCAGGGAGATGTCAACGAGGCGATGGTGTTCGCCTCGTCGTATCAGGCGCCTGTCGTCTTCGTCTGTCAGAACAACCACTGGGCCATCTCCGAGCCTGTGGCCGTGCAGTCGCAGTTCCCCATCGCGGGGCGCGCACCCGGCTTCGGCATCCCGAGCCTGCGCGTGGACGGCAACGACGTCCTCGCCTGCATGGCGGCCATGCGCTGGGCGCTCGAGCACGCGCGCTCCGGAAAGGGCCCGGCCTTCATCGAAGCCGTCACGTATCGGATGGGTCCGCACACGACGGCCGACGACCCCACGCGCTACCGCTCCGAGGCCGACCTGGAGTCGTGGCGCCGACGCGACCCGATCGCGCGCCTCGAGGCGCACCTGCGATCCCTCGGGGAACTCGACGACGAGCAGCTCGCCGAGATACAGACCGCCGCCGACACCGCCGCGCGCGAGATGCGCGCCGCGTGCCTCGGGATGGTGACCCGCCCGCCGCTCGCCGTGTTCGACGGCGTGTACGCCGAACCCCACACCGACCTGCAGCGGCAGCGCGACGAGTACGCGGCCTACCTCGCCTCGTTCGAGGGCGAGGCCTGA
- a CDS encoding dihydrolipoamide acetyltransferase family protein, with translation MIAEFRLPDLGEGLTEAEVVQWLVSPGDTVTLNQTLAEVETAKAIVELPSPYEGTVSSLHAVAGQVVAVGAPLIAFDVEGADEDAPKGFDAAEKTQPNLVGYGAAPSQGGRPARRARRAGVTAAADTAVLEAAPHDARPTATVETAIERPRSTPPVRAYAKRLGVDLVLVAAEVGDRVITRADIDAYAERVGISTDAASSSVDVPESAAALSPGERELRIPIRGVRKHTAAAMVQSAFTAPHVTVFLTVDVTATMELIASLREDRALAEHRIGPLAVVAKAACLALARTPGLNSHWDEQAGEIVQYNYVDLGIAAATDRGLIVPNIRDAEQMTLVGLADALKALAETARSGKTSPADLAGGTFSISNVGVFGVDAGTPILPPGQSGILAVGAVRRQPWEHRGEIALRQVMTLSLSFDHRLVDGAEGARFLKDVADVLEEPGRAMLLR, from the coding sequence ATGATCGCCGAATTCCGTCTTCCCGACCTGGGGGAGGGCCTCACCGAGGCCGAGGTCGTGCAGTGGCTGGTGTCGCCCGGCGACACGGTGACGCTGAATCAGACGCTCGCAGAAGTCGAGACCGCCAAGGCGATCGTCGAGCTGCCGTCCCCGTACGAAGGCACGGTGTCGTCGCTGCACGCCGTCGCCGGGCAGGTCGTCGCCGTCGGAGCCCCGTTGATCGCCTTCGATGTCGAGGGCGCCGACGAGGATGCTCCGAAAGGGTTTGACGCTGCCGAGAAGACGCAGCCGAATCTCGTCGGCTACGGCGCTGCGCCCTCGCAGGGTGGGCGACCCGCTCGTCGAGCCCGACGGGCAGGCGTGACCGCGGCGGCGGACACCGCAGTGCTCGAAGCCGCACCCCATGATGCGCGACCCACCGCCACCGTGGAGACGGCGATCGAGCGCCCTCGCTCCACGCCGCCTGTGCGGGCTTACGCGAAGCGTCTGGGTGTGGATCTGGTGCTGGTGGCAGCGGAGGTCGGAGACCGCGTCATCACCCGAGCGGACATCGACGCCTACGCCGAACGAGTCGGGATCTCGACTGACGCCGCTTCTTCCTCCGTGGATGTTCCGGAATCGGCGGCGGCGCTGTCACCCGGAGAACGCGAACTTCGCATCCCGATCAGGGGTGTGCGCAAGCACACGGCTGCGGCGATGGTGCAGAGCGCGTTCACGGCACCGCATGTGACGGTGTTCCTGACGGTCGACGTGACAGCCACGATGGAACTGATCGCCTCCCTGCGTGAGGATCGCGCGCTGGCGGAGCATCGCATCGGTCCACTCGCCGTGGTGGCCAAGGCGGCATGCCTGGCGCTGGCGCGCACGCCGGGGCTCAACTCGCATTGGGATGAGCAGGCGGGGGAGATCGTGCAGTACAACTACGTCGATCTGGGCATCGCCGCCGCCACAGATCGCGGATTGATCGTTCCGAACATCCGTGACGCCGAGCAGATGACGCTCGTCGGACTCGCCGACGCACTCAAGGCGCTCGCGGAGACGGCGCGGTCGGGAAAGACCTCCCCGGCCGATCTGGCTGGGGGAACCTTCTCGATCTCGAACGTGGGCGTCTTCGGCGTCGACGCAGGCACCCCGATCCTGCCGCCGGGGCAATCGGGCATCCTCGCAGTCGGAGCGGTCAGACGGCAGCCTTGGGAGCATCGCGGTGAGATCGCGCTTCGACAGGTGATGACGCTGAGCCTGTCCTTCGACCACCGTCTCGTGGACGGCGCCGAGGGGGCGCGTTTCCTCAAGGACGTGGCAGACGTGCTCGAAGAGCCGGGACGTGCGATGCTGCTCAGGTAG
- a CDS encoding protein kinase domain-containing protein, with product MTGAADATAALIGGRYRLRELLGVGGSAAVYAADDTVIGGRFAVKLLHPHLCADAAHRQAFLAEAMKVQRIQHPNVVGVHGSGLHDAAGVLTPWIAFDLLTGATLQERIAAHGPLDAAEASAVLAGVLSGLSAAHRSDLIHRDLSPQNIILELAPPPPNAAITSDMVRIVDFGLADATGRSTVGGDVLLSGHDGEADDVGIIGSVQYMSPEQALGKPVRAASDLYQAGAILSFVLTGRVPFLRRSARETMMAHVVAPPPVPSALAASTAVLDRVVAKAMAKTPAHRYRSADDFRLALDAAVESSRVPRIAEIRGDSDPSPIGDRARAADDVDDVETLASTLRYPHGAAPSNPLPSLSDPSADADDAEARPAAQRFAVTVSAFVAVVLVVIAAWGVIAASGSTTSTPTIAPLSSATPSAPATAQEPPVLPAAPTPQQIETLTIEVPLLNGTLAGVDATLRAAGLQLGAVDRVDAPAAVETVIAQQIAPGVRVAPGSAIGVAVASGYNTVPAVGGMTVSSATLTLHGAGFVVAAVPSDAPGGAVVIDTTPAIGSSARVGTAIVLRVSGGPTPEPSATSVPGG from the coding sequence GTGACAGGGGCAGCGGACGCGACGGCGGCCCTCATCGGGGGCCGCTACCGTCTGAGGGAGCTTCTTGGCGTCGGTGGCTCTGCCGCCGTCTACGCCGCCGACGACACGGTGATCGGCGGCAGGTTCGCGGTGAAGCTGTTGCATCCGCATCTCTGCGCGGACGCAGCGCACCGTCAGGCCTTCCTCGCTGAGGCGATGAAGGTTCAGCGGATTCAGCATCCGAATGTGGTCGGCGTGCACGGCTCGGGTCTGCACGACGCTGCTGGCGTTCTGACGCCCTGGATCGCGTTCGACCTGCTCACCGGTGCCACCCTGCAAGAGCGCATCGCCGCGCACGGGCCGCTCGACGCCGCAGAGGCGTCGGCCGTGCTGGCAGGCGTGCTCTCCGGCCTCTCCGCCGCGCACCGGAGCGATCTGATCCACCGCGATCTCAGCCCGCAGAACATCATTCTCGAGCTGGCACCGCCCCCGCCGAACGCCGCCATCACCTCCGACATGGTGCGCATCGTGGACTTCGGACTCGCCGATGCGACCGGGCGGAGCACCGTCGGCGGCGATGTCCTCCTCTCCGGACACGACGGCGAGGCCGACGACGTCGGCATCATCGGCAGCGTGCAGTACATGTCGCCGGAGCAGGCGCTCGGAAAGCCGGTCCGCGCGGCGAGTGATCTGTACCAGGCCGGTGCGATTCTGAGCTTCGTGTTGACGGGCAGAGTTCCGTTCCTCCGGCGGAGCGCCCGCGAGACGATGATGGCGCATGTCGTCGCGCCCCCTCCGGTGCCGTCCGCGCTCGCCGCGAGCACAGCCGTGCTCGACAGAGTCGTGGCGAAGGCGATGGCGAAGACGCCCGCGCACCGCTATCGGAGCGCAGACGACTTCCGTCTCGCGCTGGACGCGGCGGTCGAGTCCTCTCGTGTTCCGCGCATCGCTGAGATCCGGGGCGACTCGGATCCGAGTCCGATCGGCGACCGCGCTCGGGCAGCGGACGACGTCGACGACGTGGAGACGCTGGCCTCGACGCTGCGGTATCCGCATGGCGCGGCGCCGTCGAACCCTCTGCCGTCATTGTCGGACCCGAGCGCGGACGCCGACGACGCGGAGGCGAGACCGGCGGCCCAGCGATTCGCAGTGACGGTCAGCGCCTTCGTCGCCGTGGTGCTCGTGGTGATCGCGGCATGGGGTGTGATCGCGGCGAGCGGGTCGACGACATCGACACCCACCATCGCTCCGCTGTCGTCCGCCACGCCGTCGGCGCCGGCGACCGCTCAGGAGCCCCCAGTTCTCCCTGCGGCCCCGACCCCGCAGCAGATCGAGACGCTGACGATTGAGGTTCCCCTCTTGAACGGGACGCTCGCAGGCGTCGATGCGACGCTGCGCGCGGCCGGGTTGCAGCTCGGAGCCGTCGACCGCGTGGATGCGCCCGCAGCCGTCGAGACGGTGATCGCCCAGCAGATCGCCCCCGGGGTGCGGGTGGCGCCGGGAAGCGCCATCGGCGTCGCGGTCGCGTCGGGATACAACACCGTGCCCGCCGTCGGAGGGATGACGGTCAGCTCCGCGACTCTCACGCTGCACGGAGCGGGTTTCGTCGTCGCCGCCGTTCCCTCGGATGCGCCGGGGGGTGCTGTCGTTATCGACACCACCCCCGCCATCGGTAGCTCAGCGCGCGTCGGAACCGCGATCGTCCTCAGGGTGTCCGGCGGCCCGACTCCCGAGCCGAGCGCGACGTCCGTTCCCGGCGGATGA
- a CDS encoding alpha-ketoacid dehydrogenase subunit beta: protein MAELTLGKALGAGLRRAMLDDDKVVLLGEDIGKLGGVFRITDGLLDEFGAARVIDTPLAESGIVGAAVGLAFRGYRPVVEIQFDGFVYPAFDQIVSQVAKLHYRTQGRVKMPITIRIPWAGGIGAAEHHSESPEAYFVHTAGLRVIAVSNPEDAYRSLRQAIASDDPVIFFEPKRLYHHKGEVDLEAPLADAAPMGLARVVRAGSDATVIAYGAMVSTALQAAEAAEDDGISLEVIDLRSLSPVDYDSVAASVRKTGRVVVAHEASREAGVAAEVIASITERCFEYLESAPLRVTGHDVPYPPAKLEKYHLPDLDRLLDAVDRVLDRPNSLTGADA from the coding sequence ATGGCTGAGCTCACTCTGGGAAAGGCGCTCGGCGCAGGATTGCGTCGAGCGATGCTCGACGATGACAAGGTCGTGCTCCTCGGCGAAGACATCGGAAAGCTCGGAGGAGTGTTCCGCATCACAGACGGGCTGCTCGACGAGTTCGGGGCCGCACGGGTGATCGACACGCCCCTCGCGGAGTCGGGTATCGTCGGCGCAGCCGTTGGCCTCGCGTTCCGCGGCTATCGTCCGGTCGTCGAGATCCAGTTCGACGGCTTCGTGTATCCGGCGTTCGACCAGATCGTGTCACAGGTGGCGAAGCTGCACTACCGCACTCAGGGGCGGGTGAAGATGCCCATCACGATCCGCATCCCCTGGGCGGGCGGCATCGGCGCGGCCGAGCACCACTCCGAATCACCGGAGGCCTACTTCGTCCACACGGCCGGCCTTCGGGTGATCGCGGTGTCGAACCCGGAGGACGCCTACCGGAGTCTGCGCCAGGCGATCGCCAGTGACGACCCGGTGATCTTCTTCGAGCCGAAGCGCCTGTACCACCACAAGGGCGAGGTCGATCTGGAAGCACCCCTGGCGGATGCCGCTCCGATGGGTCTCGCGCGTGTCGTCCGCGCCGGCAGCGACGCGACCGTCATCGCGTACGGCGCCATGGTGAGCACGGCGCTCCAGGCCGCAGAGGCCGCGGAAGACGACGGCATCTCGCTCGAGGTGATCGATCTGCGCTCGCTCTCGCCCGTCGACTACGACTCGGTCGCCGCATCGGTGCGCAAGACCGGTCGCGTGGTCGTCGCGCACGAGGCGTCCCGCGAGGCGGGCGTCGCCGCAGAGGTGATCGCCAGCATCACCGAGCGCTGCTTCGAGTACCTCGAGTCTGCGCCGCTGCGAGTCACCGGGCACGACGTGCCCTATCCGCCCGCCAAACTCGAGAAGTACCACCTGCCCGACCTCGATCGTCTGCTCGACGCGGTCGACCGGGTCCTCGACCGTCCGAACAGCCTGACGGGAGCAGACGCATGA
- a CDS encoding carboxyl transferase domain-containing protein: MQATQESLAAELRTRLAEAALGGPAASRERHVARGKLLPRDRVARLLDEGSPFVEIAPLAADGLYGGEAPGAGVIAGIGLVHGRHVMVICNDATVKGGTYFPLTVKKHLRAQEIAMENRLPCLYLVDSGGAFLPKQDEVFPDREHFGRIFFNQARMSAAGISQLAAVLGSCTAGGAYVPAMSDETVIVRGQGTIFLGGPPLVKAAIGEIVTAEELGGGELHARRSGVVDHLAEDDEHALEILRDIVSTLPAPAAPAWEIWPSRAPEESSPLYDVVPVDVNAGYDVHEVITRLIDGESFREFKAEYGTTLVTGFARLHGHPVGIVANNGVLFSESALKGAHFIELCDQRGIPLLFLQNITGFMVGSVAEAGGIAKDGAKMVTAVASTRVPKLTVIIGGSFGAGNYSMCGRAYSPRFLWTWPASRISVMGGAQAASVLATVKEDQLTARGGGWSVEARSEFEAPIREQYEQQGEPYYATARLWDDGIIDPADTRDLLGLALDVVSRTPLPEPRFGLFRM; the protein is encoded by the coding sequence ATGCAAGCCACCCAGGAGTCGCTGGCCGCAGAGCTGCGCACCCGGCTCGCCGAGGCGGCGCTCGGCGGACCCGCCGCGTCGCGAGAGCGTCACGTCGCCCGCGGAAAGCTGCTGCCTCGTGACCGTGTGGCGCGGCTGCTCGACGAGGGCAGCCCGTTCGTCGAGATCGCCCCGCTCGCCGCCGACGGCCTGTATGGGGGAGAGGCGCCTGGTGCCGGAGTGATCGCCGGCATCGGCCTCGTGCACGGTCGGCACGTCATGGTGATCTGCAACGACGCGACAGTCAAGGGCGGCACCTACTTTCCGCTGACGGTCAAGAAGCACTTGCGCGCGCAGGAGATCGCGATGGAGAACCGTCTCCCGTGCCTGTACCTGGTGGACTCGGGCGGGGCCTTCCTGCCGAAGCAGGACGAGGTCTTCCCCGATCGCGAGCACTTCGGTCGGATCTTCTTCAACCAAGCCCGGATGTCGGCCGCCGGCATCTCGCAGCTCGCGGCGGTGCTCGGATCGTGCACAGCGGGCGGTGCGTACGTGCCCGCGATGAGCGATGAAACGGTGATCGTGCGCGGACAGGGCACGATCTTCCTCGGCGGACCGCCGCTGGTGAAGGCGGCCATCGGCGAGATCGTCACGGCGGAGGAGCTCGGGGGCGGCGAACTGCACGCCCGTCGTAGCGGCGTGGTGGACCATCTCGCCGAAGACGACGAGCACGCGCTCGAGATCCTGCGCGACATCGTCTCGACGCTTCCTGCTCCTGCCGCGCCGGCGTGGGAGATCTGGCCGAGCAGGGCTCCGGAAGAGTCGTCGCCGCTGTACGACGTCGTCCCCGTGGACGTGAACGCCGGCTACGACGTGCACGAGGTCATCACCCGCCTCATCGACGGGGAGTCCTTTCGCGAGTTCAAGGCCGAGTACGGCACGACTCTCGTCACAGGCTTCGCGCGGCTGCACGGACACCCCGTCGGCATCGTCGCCAACAACGGCGTGCTGTTCAGCGAGTCGGCCCTCAAGGGCGCCCACTTCATCGAGCTCTGCGATCAGCGCGGCATCCCCCTCCTCTTCCTTCAGAACATCACGGGATTCATGGTCGGCTCCGTCGCGGAGGCGGGCGGCATCGCGAAGGACGGCGCCAAGATGGTGACTGCGGTCGCGAGCACGAGAGTGCCGAAGCTCACTGTGATCATCGGCGGATCGTTCGGCGCAGGGAACTACTCGATGTGCGGTCGTGCGTACTCGCCGCGGTTCCTCTGGACGTGGCCGGCGAGCCGCATCTCGGTCATGGGAGGCGCGCAGGCGGCCTCCGTGCTGGCGACCGTCAAGGAGGATCAGCTCACCGCCCGTGGTGGGGGCTGGAGCGTCGAGGCGCGGTCGGAGTTCGAGGCGCCGATACGCGAGCAGTACGAGCAGCAGGGCGAGCCCTACTACGCCACCGCCCGACTGTGGGACGACGGGATCATCGACCCCGCCGACACCCGCGATCTGCTGGGGCTCGCACTCGATGTCGTCTCCCGCACGCCCTTGCCCGAACCCCGCTTCGGCCTCTTCCGGATGTGA
- a CDS encoding alpha/beta fold hydrolase — translation MTVPSPYADRLSRLPVERHEVEVRGAITAYWEYGSPTDSGAPDERPTIIAVHGFRGDHHGLESVLAFLPEAHVIAPDLPGFGESAPSTGHTYDLDEYAAWLTEFAATVAPAAIILGHSFGSIVTAAAVAAGLDTPQLILINPIGAPALEGPKGLMTRLAVLYYAMGARLPEKAGTALLRNRVIVRIMSITMAKTKDPELRRFIHDQHDTYFSLFADRDVLKDAFVASVSHDVREFAPKIPVPTLLIAAQRDDITPIEAERELADRFDDAELVEIAHVGHLIHYETPAEAAGAIRRFLRIPVARGR, via the coding sequence ATGACCGTGCCCTCGCCTTACGCCGATCGACTGAGCCGTCTGCCGGTCGAGCGTCACGAGGTCGAGGTCCGCGGCGCGATCACCGCCTACTGGGAGTACGGTTCTCCGACAGACTCAGGGGCCCCCGACGAGCGTCCGACCATCATCGCGGTGCACGGTTTCCGCGGCGACCACCACGGTCTCGAGTCCGTCCTCGCCTTCCTTCCTGAGGCGCACGTCATCGCCCCCGATCTGCCGGGGTTCGGCGAGAGCGCGCCGTCGACTGGGCACACCTACGACCTCGACGAGTACGCGGCGTGGCTGACCGAGTTCGCGGCCACCGTGGCGCCGGCCGCGATCATCCTCGGTCACTCGTTCGGGTCGATCGTCACCGCGGCGGCGGTGGCCGCAGGGCTCGACACCCCACAGCTGATCCTCATCAACCCGATCGGCGCTCCGGCGCTCGAGGGCCCGAAGGGGCTGATGACTCGTCTCGCGGTGCTCTACTACGCGATGGGTGCTCGCCTGCCCGAGAAGGCGGGCACTGCACTGTTGCGCAACCGCGTGATCGTGCGGATCATGAGCATCACGATGGCGAAGACCAAGGATCCCGAACTCCGTCGTTTCATCCACGACCAGCACGACACCTACTTCTCGCTGTTCGCCGACCGCGATGTCCTCAAGGATGCCTTCGTCGCCAGCGTGTCGCACGACGTCCGTGAGTTCGCTCCGAAGATCCCCGTGCCGACGCTGCTCATCGCCGCGCAACGTGATGACATCACTCCCATCGAGGCCGAGCGCGAGCTTGCCGACCGCTTCGATGACGCGGAGCTCGTCGAGATCGCCCATGTCGGCCACCTCATCCACTACGAGACTCCCGCCGAAGCGGCCGGGGCGATCCGCCGGTTCCTCAGGATTCCCGTCGCGCGAGGCCGATGA